From Geomonas agri, one genomic window encodes:
- a CDS encoding putative bifunctional diguanylate cyclase/phosphodiesterase has protein sequence MLTRKSKRTTPMVMVVDDDQAVRLLARETLENSGFTVRDVETGEQAVEDFLAHAPDLVLLDVMLPGVDGFSVCSSIRRTEGGRDTPVLMMTGLDDLESIDCAYEVGATDFITKPINWHILGYRVSYMLRASSALEQLRESRAGLAHAQSLAHIGSWEWDLTTGEIRCSEEVYSICCIDPDRRDGNPILDPVHHQDRTFVQGSIEDAIAKRSPLSFDYRITLDGGERTLHAELVTVLDEEGEAVSLTGTIQDITERKRAEEQIRLLAYYDALTGLPNRRFFQQQLEQALVFANRNDRMLAVLFLDLDRFKLVNDTLGHGVGDRLLQDVADRLLRCVRRSDCLARAEDDCPPSLVSRLGGDEFTIMLSDIEHFQDVAKVARRILDAVSVPYSLEGQEVFVSTSIGISLYPFDATTASDLIRNADGAMYQAKEQGRNGYQIYDESMNAKALERIILESQLHKALKEEEFEVYYQPQVSCRTGEVVGIEALVRWNSKELGLVEPGRFLPLAEEIGLVIQIDQWVMKEACRQHKLWIDQGLPPVTIAVNISGQQFLKNELLDMVTSVLQRSGLDPGLLELELTEGVLMAHTERTVKTLQALKGMGVRLAIDDFGTGFSSLSYLKRFPLDVLKIDRTFINDITSDPDDAAITLATIEMAHTLKLQVIAEGVETQAQLEFLTRNRCDMFQGYLFSKPMRPEEYPRLFAAAHVDPVASDSTPVDAPVDALDGGVDDVSPESPAP, from the coding sequence ATGCTGACCAGGAAGTCCAAACGGACAACGCCAATGGTCATGGTGGTGGACGACGACCAGGCCGTGCGCCTTTTGGCCCGGGAGACCCTGGAGAACTCGGGGTTCACCGTGCGCGACGTCGAGACCGGGGAGCAGGCGGTGGAGGATTTCCTGGCGCACGCACCCGATCTCGTGCTCCTGGACGTGATGCTTCCCGGCGTCGACGGCTTCTCCGTCTGCAGTTCCATCCGCCGTACCGAGGGGGGGCGCGATACCCCGGTGCTGATGATGACCGGGCTGGACGACCTGGAATCCATCGATTGCGCCTACGAGGTCGGCGCCACCGACTTCATTACCAAGCCCATCAACTGGCACATCCTGGGCTACCGGGTGAGCTACATGCTCCGGGCCAGCAGCGCCCTGGAACAGCTCAGGGAAAGCCGGGCCGGCCTTGCCCACGCCCAGAGCCTCGCGCACATAGGAAGCTGGGAATGGGACCTCACCACCGGCGAGATCCGCTGTTCCGAAGAGGTGTACAGCATCTGCTGCATTGATCCCGACCGGCGCGACGGCAATCCCATCCTCGACCCGGTGCACCACCAAGACCGCACCTTCGTGCAAGGCTCCATCGAGGACGCCATTGCCAAACGATCTCCGCTCAGCTTCGATTACCGCATCACGCTGGACGGAGGAGAACGCACCCTGCACGCCGAACTGGTGACCGTTCTGGATGAAGAGGGGGAGGCGGTCAGTCTGACCGGCACCATCCAGGACATCACCGAGCGCAAGCGGGCCGAGGAGCAGATTCGCCTCCTGGCCTACTACGACGCACTCACCGGCCTCCCCAACCGCCGCTTCTTCCAGCAGCAACTGGAGCAGGCGCTGGTGTTCGCCAACCGAAACGACCGGATGCTGGCCGTGCTGTTCCTCGACCTGGACCGCTTCAAGCTGGTGAACGACACCCTGGGGCACGGGGTGGGGGACCGGCTGCTGCAGGACGTGGCGGACCGCCTGCTGCGCTGTGTGCGCCGCAGCGACTGCCTGGCCCGCGCCGAAGACGATTGCCCGCCGTCGCTGGTGTCCCGCCTGGGCGGAGACGAGTTCACCATCATGCTTTCCGACATCGAGCACTTCCAGGACGTCGCCAAGGTGGCTCGGCGCATCCTGGACGCGGTCTCGGTGCCGTACTCGCTGGAAGGGCAGGAGGTCTTCGTCTCCACCAGCATCGGCATCAGCCTCTATCCCTTCGACGCGACCACGGCCAGCGACCTGATCCGCAATGCCGACGGTGCCATGTACCAGGCCAAGGAGCAGGGGCGCAACGGCTACCAGATCTATGACGAGTCGATGAACGCCAAGGCCCTGGAGCGGATCATCCTGGAGAGCCAGTTGCACAAGGCGCTCAAGGAGGAGGAATTCGAGGTCTACTACCAGCCCCAGGTCAGCTGCCGCACCGGCGAGGTGGTGGGGATCGAGGCGCTGGTGCGCTGGAACAGCAAGGAGCTGGGGTTGGTCGAGCCGGGGCGCTTCCTGCCGCTGGCCGAGGAGATCGGGCTGGTGATCCAGATCGACCAGTGGGTGATGAAGGAGGCGTGCCGCCAGCACAAGCTCTGGATCGACCAGGGGCTGCCACCGGTGACCATTGCGGTCAACATCTCGGGGCAGCAGTTTTTGAAGAACGAGCTTTTGGACATGGTGACCTCTGTGCTCCAGCGCAGCGGCCTCGACCCCGGCCTGCTCGAGCTGGAACTCACCGAAGGGGTGCTGATGGCGCACACCGAGCGGACCGTGAAGACCCTGCAGGCCCTCAAGGGAATGGGGGTGCGCCTGGCCATCGACGACTTCGGCACCGGGTTCTCTTCGCTTTCGTATTTAAAGAGGTTCCCGCTCGACGTGCTGAAGATCGACCGAACCTTCATCAACGACATCACCAGCGATCCCGATGATGCCGCCATCACCCTCGCTACCATCGAGATGGCGCACACCCTGAAACTGCAGGTGATCGCGGAAGGGGTCGAGACCCAGGCCCAACTGGAGTTCCTGACCAGGAACCGTTGTGACATGTTCCAGGGGTACCTGTTCAGCAAGCCGATGCGGCCGGAGGAGTACCCCCGTCTTTTTGCTGCCGCCCATGTCGATCCTGTCGCTTCCGACAGCACCCCTGTCGACGCCCCCGTCGACGCCCTGGATGGCGGGGTGGATGACGTCTCTCCCGAGTCCCCCGCGCCCTGA
- a CDS encoding P-II family nitrogen regulator, giving the protein MKLIEAIIKPFKLDEVKDALNEIGIEGITVSEVKGYGRQKGHTELYRGAEYVVDFIPKVKLEIVVADELATKAVTTIEDTAKTGRIGDGKIFILSLEEAVRIRTGEKGDEAI; this is encoded by the coding sequence ATGAAGCTGATAGAAGCAATCATCAAGCCGTTCAAACTGGACGAGGTGAAAGACGCCCTCAACGAGATCGGAATCGAGGGGATCACCGTGAGCGAGGTGAAGGGGTACGGGCGCCAGAAAGGGCACACCGAACTGTACCGTGGCGCCGAGTACGTGGTGGACTTCATTCCCAAGGTGAAATTGGAAATCGTGGTGGCCGACGAGCTGGCGACAAAAGCCGTGACCACCATCGAAGATACCGCCAAGACCGGCAGGATCGGCGACGGCAAGATCTTCATCCTGTCGCTGGAAGAGGCGGTCCGCATCAGGACCGGCGAGAAGGGCGACGAGGCGATCTAG
- a CDS encoding ammonium transporter has product MMRDIRKVKDAARPASSCLTMKLGKLALLASLMLVPVLAIAEEKAADSAAAPAAATATPAAAAAPAAADPAAAPAAAPAPAAAVAAPAAAPAAKNVAPVLNTGDTAWMLVSAAMVLFMTPGLALFYGGMVRQKNVLSTMMHSLVAMGIVGVQWAIIGYSLAFGPDMGHGLVGDFSKALLNGLITFKDGNAIYALFQNVPTEPGAIPEYVFAMYQAMFAIITVALISGALAERIKFSAYCLFVLLWTTLVYDPLAHWVWMSDGWLFKMGALDFAGGTVVHLSSGISSLVVLYFLGKRHGFPNERMAPHNLPFTLLGVGLLWFGWFGFNAGSAIVGAGCSDAAGGLAGLAFMTTTIAPAAAGLTWMIAEWIHAGKPSALGFGSGVVAGLVVITPAAGFVQPGAALLMGVAGGLVCYGGVLLKAKLKYDDSLDAFGVHGVGGTTGAILTGVFATVGATGLTSGNMKQFVTQLVAVGAAGAYAVVVTLVIAFVLHKTIGLRVEKEDEIMGLDQTQHSETAYN; this is encoded by the coding sequence ATGATGCGTGACATTAGAAAGGTAAAGGATGCAGCCAGGCCCGCTTCCAGCTGCCTCACCATGAAACTCGGGAAGCTGGCCCTCCTGGCCAGCCTGATGCTGGTACCGGTCCTCGCCATTGCCGAGGAGAAGGCCGCCGATTCCGCAGCCGCACCGGCTGCCGCCACCGCTACCCCCGCAGCCGCCGCAGCCCCCGCAGCCGCAGACCCTGCTGCAGCACCTGCTGCAGCACCTGCTCCGGCCGCAGCCGTAGCCGCACCGGCCGCAGCCCCGGCTGCCAAAAACGTCGCCCCGGTCCTCAACACCGGCGACACTGCCTGGATGCTGGTCTCTGCAGCCATGGTTCTCTTCATGACCCCGGGCCTCGCCCTGTTCTACGGCGGCATGGTCCGCCAGAAGAACGTCCTCTCCACCATGATGCACTCCCTGGTGGCCATGGGCATCGTCGGCGTACAGTGGGCCATCATCGGTTACTCGCTCGCCTTCGGACCCGACATGGGGCACGGCCTGGTGGGCGACTTCAGCAAGGCCCTGTTGAATGGGCTGATCACCTTCAAGGACGGCAACGCCATCTACGCGCTGTTCCAGAACGTCCCGACCGAACCAGGTGCGATTCCCGAGTACGTCTTCGCCATGTACCAGGCCATGTTCGCCATCATCACCGTGGCCCTGATCTCGGGCGCCCTGGCCGAGAGGATCAAGTTCTCCGCCTACTGCCTGTTCGTGCTGCTCTGGACCACCCTGGTCTACGATCCGCTGGCACACTGGGTCTGGATGTCCGACGGCTGGCTCTTCAAGATGGGCGCACTCGACTTCGCAGGCGGCACCGTCGTTCACCTCTCCTCCGGTATCTCGTCCCTGGTGGTGCTGTACTTCCTCGGCAAGCGTCACGGCTTCCCCAACGAGCGCATGGCTCCGCATAACCTGCCGTTTACCCTGCTCGGCGTCGGTCTGCTCTGGTTCGGCTGGTTCGGCTTCAACGCGGGTTCCGCCATCGTGGGCGCCGGCTGCTCCGACGCGGCAGGCGGCTTGGCCGGCCTCGCCTTCATGACCACCACCATCGCACCGGCCGCTGCCGGCCTGACCTGGATGATCGCCGAGTGGATCCATGCCGGCAAACCTTCCGCTCTGGGCTTCGGCTCCGGCGTGGTGGCGGGCCTGGTCGTGATCACCCCCGCAGCCGGCTTCGTACAGCCGGGTGCCGCCCTGCTCATGGGCGTTGCCGGCGGCCTGGTCTGCTACGGCGGCGTGCTGCTCAAGGCGAAGCTTAAGTACGACGACTCCCTGGATGCCTTCGGCGTGCACGGCGTGGGCGGCACCACCGGTGCCATCCTGACCGGCGTCTTCGCCACCGTCGGCGCCACCGGCCTCACCTCCGGCAACATGAAGCAGTTCGTTACCCAGCTGGTCGCCGTCGGCGCAGCAGGCGCCTACGCGGTGGTAGTGACCCTGGTAATCGCCTTCGTGCTGCACAAGACCATCGGTCTGCGCGTCGAGAAGGAAGACGAGATCATGGGCCTCGACCAGACCCAGCATTCCGAGACCGCCTACAACTAA
- a CDS encoding ferritin family protein, translating into MDSRDMELRKEGDGIGYYERCSAEAGVAGLSTIFRMFSEDELRHAGALRALRDGGRVDLRQSATLEGARSILRRLSSEELSRYRGDLGVYRHAMQFEALSARACSELAREALHPWERAMFQTMADEDEIHFTLLEEMQELLEDTDVQ; encoded by the coding sequence ATGGATTCCAGGGACATGGAGCTCCGGAAGGAAGGCGACGGCATAGGGTACTACGAACGCTGCAGCGCAGAGGCGGGGGTAGCGGGACTGTCCACCATCTTCAGGATGTTCAGCGAGGATGAGCTGCGTCATGCGGGGGCGCTGCGCGCGCTGCGGGACGGGGGGAGGGTGGATCTGCGCCAATCGGCGACGCTGGAGGGGGCGCGCAGCATCCTGCGCCGGCTTTCGTCCGAGGAGCTGTCCCGGTACCGCGGCGACCTCGGGGTATACCGGCACGCCATGCAGTTCGAGGCGCTTTCCGCGCGCGCCTGCTCCGAACTCGCCCGCGAGGCGCTGCACCCCTGGGAGCGCGCCATGTTCCAGACCATGGCCGACGAGGACGAGATCCATTTCACGCTGCTCGAGGAGATGCAGGAACTGCTGGAGGATACAGATGTCCAATGA
- a CDS encoding inositol monophosphatase family protein has translation MSNDAGLGQMLEVAVAAAREAGALQKQKLWSDFSFSFKGEVDIVTEVDRACEEMIVNRIRSAFPSHSFLAEENLYAGGDPGWRWVIDPLDGTTNYAHGFPWFCVSIALERDGELTLGVIYHCMMDELFTTIRGGGAFLNGAPIHVSTRQPLRQSLIATGFPYDATRGNENNFRNFFELQLAARGVRRAGAAALDLAYVASGRLDGYWECKLKPWDVAAGALLVREAGGTVTNHKGEPHRIDDHRILATNGRIHEEIETLLERAEKAEPVL, from the coding sequence ATGTCCAATGATGCAGGGCTGGGTCAGATGCTCGAAGTCGCGGTGGCGGCAGCACGCGAGGCCGGCGCCCTTCAGAAGCAGAAACTCTGGAGCGATTTCAGTTTCTCCTTCAAGGGGGAGGTGGACATCGTGACCGAGGTGGACCGGGCCTGCGAGGAGATGATCGTCAACCGGATCCGCAGCGCTTTTCCCAGCCACAGTTTCCTTGCCGAGGAGAACCTCTACGCCGGCGGCGACCCGGGGTGGCGCTGGGTCATCGACCCTCTTGACGGCACCACCAACTATGCCCACGGCTTCCCCTGGTTCTGCGTTTCCATCGCCCTGGAGCGGGATGGCGAGCTTACCCTCGGTGTGATCTACCACTGTATGATGGACGAGCTCTTCACGACCATCCGGGGGGGAGGGGCCTTTTTGAACGGTGCCCCCATCCACGTTTCCACACGGCAACCCTTGCGGCAGTCCCTGATTGCCACCGGGTTTCCCTACGACGCCACGCGCGGCAACGAGAACAATTTCCGCAACTTTTTTGAGCTGCAACTCGCGGCACGCGGGGTGCGTCGGGCGGGGGCCGCGGCGCTCGACTTGGCCTACGTGGCGTCGGGGCGGCTGGATGGCTACTGGGAGTGCAAGCTGAAGCCGTGGGACGTTGCCGCGGGGGCACTGCTGGTGCGCGAGGCCGGCGGGACGGTGACCAACCACAAGGGGGAGCCGCACCGGATCGACGATCACCGCATCCTGGCCACCAATGGACGCATTCACGAGGAGATAGAAACACTGCTGGAGCGGGCGGAAAAGGCTGAGCCGGTGCTCTGA
- a CDS encoding universal stress protein: MLNLRKKILVAIDGSPLSDKAAEEAVRFAAGIPSQFKSKVYGLLVLPNSTRNTFTDFVPARPITEQDQWSELKERIFYVVEKLAGELEVPLETAVVYGDPADELIRFAQKEEIDVIVIGSTGKGFLKRKLLGSVSHKVVRDAKCSVYVVRG; the protein is encoded by the coding sequence ATGCTCAACCTGCGCAAGAAGATCCTGGTGGCCATCGATGGCTCACCGCTTTCGGATAAGGCCGCCGAGGAGGCGGTCCGTTTCGCGGCGGGCATCCCGAGCCAGTTCAAGAGCAAGGTCTATGGGCTCCTGGTGCTCCCCAACTCGACCCGCAACACCTTTACCGATTTCGTCCCCGCCCGTCCCATCACCGAACAGGACCAGTGGTCCGAACTCAAGGAACGCATCTTCTACGTGGTGGAGAAACTCGCGGGCGAACTCGAGGTGCCGCTGGAGACCGCGGTGGTCTACGGCGACCCCGCCGACGAACTGATCCGCTTCGCCCAGAAGGAGGAGATCGACGTGATCGTCATCGGGAGCACCGGCAAGGGGTTCCTGAAACGAAAACTCCTGGGGAGCGTGTCGCACAAGGTGGTGCGTGACGCGAAGTGCTCGGTGTACGTGGTCAGGGGGTAG
- a CDS encoding sugar phosphate isomerase/epimerase family protein, producing MRISISAGTLFTFPLPKAFAMAREAGFDGMELVINQEFQKVNSRRLVKELAEIMPIFSIHAPFLQLDGWGSPVDSLKRCVEIAADCGIGLVNFHPPSWLGLEFAYWRWLYRMQDFQKEIGGDQVAVTLENMPWTGKYRINGYILSDTQKLIEFLHERNLYLTFDCTHMGSGRANFINDFYLCYNSGRIRNIHFSDYGHGRQHLLPGHGILPLTRFLNHLRNTAYNDILTLELSPHEFPKGEGIIQQSLKEILAYLRQETAKTTP from the coding sequence ATGCGTATATCCATCTCCGCAGGAACGCTGTTCACCTTCCCCCTCCCCAAGGCATTCGCCATGGCGCGGGAAGCCGGCTTTGACGGCATGGAACTGGTGATCAACCAGGAGTTCCAGAAGGTGAATTCGCGGCGGCTGGTGAAGGAGCTCGCAGAGATCATGCCGATCTTCTCGATCCACGCCCCTTTCCTGCAGCTGGACGGCTGGGGGAGCCCGGTCGATTCTTTGAAACGTTGCGTGGAGATCGCCGCGGACTGCGGCATCGGGCTGGTGAACTTCCATCCCCCCTCATGGCTGGGACTAGAGTTCGCGTACTGGCGCTGGCTATACCGGATGCAGGACTTTCAAAAGGAGATCGGGGGGGACCAGGTTGCGGTCACCCTGGAGAACATGCCCTGGACCGGCAAGTACCGGATCAACGGCTACATCCTCTCGGACACCCAGAAGCTGATCGAGTTTCTCCACGAGAGGAACCTCTACCTCACCTTCGACTGCACCCACATGGGGAGCGGGCGGGCCAACTTCATCAACGACTTCTACCTCTGCTACAACAGCGGCCGGATCAGGAACATCCACTTCTCCGACTACGGGCACGGCCGGCAGCACCTGCTGCCCGGGCACGGCATCCTGCCGCTCACCCGTTTCTTGAATCACCTGCGCAACACCGCCTACAACGATATCCTGACCCTGGAGCTGTCCCCCCACGAGTTCCCCAAGGGAGAAGGGATCATCCAGCAAAGCCTCAAGGAGATCCTCGCCTACCTCAGGCAGGAGACCGCCAAGACTACCCCCTGA
- a CDS encoding putative nucleotidyltransferase substrate binding domain-containing protein, whose amino-acid sequence MPMLLGTKGDEILKWRASVELVASLKQRLERKWGSSSSREAEAFLGTLIDSVKEELIYEGQLDEELAALDQAVTEAPTPATLVPLQARYRELVAAHFRRRSSPLALCGACNALHDQVLLRAAQLAEERMRDLGQGTAPVYALLVSGDRGRGEQTLYSRNRYLLLHQLDSQRFFLFSHQLTLALQESGLLADGEVPWHGSLTEWRSLLKNGDRQQPAPPELEPMLPFAAAQKQEAPPLPEWRWRLESMADLCHVAGFEPLAEQALTAAAAALKEQRGRDPFFQLARRVINLPLALGHFGRWRLERGGEHQGEIDIETLGLSPLIQLVRILALQAEVHEGGTLERIRQLLYRGALDVDLAERLLKALQCLMQLRIEGEIRSEGAAAFANPEEFSMALDGRLRSALEAVLNLQKIAYQRMVGQV is encoded by the coding sequence ATGCCCATGCTTTTGGGAACCAAGGGTGACGAGATCCTCAAGTGGCGCGCCAGCGTGGAGCTGGTGGCAAGCCTTAAGCAGCGCCTTGAGCGCAAGTGGGGCAGCAGTTCGTCGCGCGAGGCGGAGGCCTTTCTCGGCACGCTGATTGATTCCGTCAAGGAGGAGCTGATCTACGAGGGGCAACTTGACGAGGAACTGGCCGCGCTGGATCAGGCCGTTACCGAGGCGCCCACGCCGGCGACGCTGGTGCCGCTCCAGGCACGCTACCGGGAACTGGTTGCCGCCCACTTCCGGCGTCGCAGTTCCCCCCTGGCCCTGTGCGGCGCTTGCAACGCCCTGCACGACCAGGTGCTGCTGCGGGCTGCACAACTGGCCGAGGAGCGCATGCGTGACCTCGGTCAGGGCACGGCGCCGGTCTACGCATTGCTCGTTTCCGGGGATCGTGGCCGCGGCGAACAGACCCTCTACAGCCGCAACCGCTACCTGCTGCTGCACCAGCTTGACTCCCAGCGTTTCTTCCTGTTCAGCCACCAGCTCACCCTGGCGCTCCAGGAGTCGGGGCTTCTTGCCGACGGCGAAGTTCCCTGGCACGGCTCCCTTACCGAATGGCGTTCGTTGTTGAAAAACGGCGACCGGCAGCAGCCAGCCCCACCGGAACTGGAGCCGATGCTCCCGTTCGCCGCCGCCCAGAAACAGGAGGCACCGCCGCTTCCCGAGTGGCGCTGGCGCCTGGAGTCGATGGCCGACCTGTGCCACGTGGCGGGTTTCGAGCCGCTGGCCGAACAGGCACTCACCGCGGCGGCGGCCGCCCTCAAGGAACAGCGCGGGCGCGATCCCTTCTTCCAGCTGGCGCGCCGGGTCATCAACCTCCCCCTCGCCCTCGGACACTTCGGGCGCTGGCGACTGGAACGCGGCGGCGAACACCAGGGGGAGATCGACATCGAGACGCTGGGCCTCTCCCCCCTGATTCAGCTAGTCCGTATCCTGGCGCTGCAGGCGGAGGTACACGAAGGAGGAACGCTGGAGCGGATACGGCAGCTCCTGTACCGCGGCGCACTGGACGTGGACCTGGCTGAGCGACTCTTGAAGGCACTGCAGTGCCTGATGCAGTTGAGGATCGAGGGTGAGATCCGCAGCGAAGGGGCGGCAGCCTTCGCCAACCCGGAGGAGTTCAGCATGGCCCTGGACGGACGGCTGCGCAGCGCGCTGGAGGCGGTGCTCAACCTGCAGAAGATCGCCTACCAGCGCATGGTGGGACAGGTATAG
- a CDS encoding VC_2705 family sodium/solute symporter: MNDSSWSIFVVLLVMLSFILVGLRQKSRESQEYGFGGRYTGRIGGGAAIASNWMSAASLMGLAGIIYLRGYLGLSYVIGWTGGYVLLLVLLASQIRRFGKFTTPEFVGERYGSPAARLMAAVIAIAISVIYCVAQFKGIGLIFAFMFDIGYEQGVTYGALAVVSYLVISGALGVPRNQQLQYMVICVAFIVPLMWLARKLGYFWLLPQFGYGRALTDLASEFRIDFTLPFAGDSLFEWCALCFTLMVGTGGLPHVLSRFYTVPNVRDARWSVVWGLFFIALIYWSAPAFAVFGRLLEARHGIPFTPDAARAAADVIALKTALMAGLPGWLVGVLAAGALSAAFFTVAGLLMTGAASISHDLFYSFINPRASETARMQVAKGGTLVLAALVLLLALNPPGLIAEITAVAFALAGNTIFPLFLLGIWWDRANRYGAIAGMVTGVLCTVASPLLGGVLPGVASYFPVTASALCGAPLVICVMIAVSLATPAPPEEMRRFLEQEVHGHLD; this comes from the coding sequence ATGAATGACTCGTCCTGGTCCATCTTCGTCGTTCTGCTGGTGATGCTCTCCTTCATCCTGGTCGGCCTCAGGCAAAAGTCGCGCGAAAGCCAGGAGTACGGCTTTGGCGGGCGCTACACCGGCAGGATCGGCGGCGGCGCCGCCATCGCCAGCAATTGGATGAGTGCGGCGAGCCTCATGGGCCTGGCCGGCATCATCTACCTGCGCGGTTACCTGGGGCTCTCCTACGTGATCGGCTGGACCGGGGGCTACGTGCTGCTGCTGGTGCTCCTCGCCAGCCAGATCCGGCGCTTCGGCAAGTTCACCACCCCGGAGTTCGTCGGAGAACGCTACGGCTCCCCCGCCGCGAGGCTCATGGCCGCGGTGATCGCCATCGCCATCTCGGTGATCTACTGCGTGGCCCAGTTCAAGGGGATTGGGCTCATCTTCGCCTTCATGTTCGACATCGGTTACGAGCAGGGGGTGACCTACGGAGCGCTGGCCGTGGTCTCCTACCTGGTGATCTCCGGCGCGCTCGGCGTCCCTCGCAACCAGCAGCTGCAGTACATGGTCATCTGCGTTGCCTTCATCGTCCCGCTCATGTGGCTGGCCAGAAAGCTCGGATACTTCTGGCTGCTGCCGCAGTTCGGCTACGGTCGGGCCCTGACCGACCTGGCCAGCGAATTCCGTATCGACTTCACCCTCCCTTTCGCCGGGGACTCGCTCTTCGAATGGTGCGCGCTCTGCTTTACGCTCATGGTCGGGACCGGGGGGCTCCCCCACGTGCTGTCGCGCTTCTACACCGTCCCCAACGTCCGTGATGCCCGCTGGAGCGTGGTCTGGGGACTCTTCTTCATCGCCCTCATCTACTGGTCCGCCCCGGCCTTCGCCGTGTTCGGCAGGCTGCTCGAGGCGCGTCACGGCATCCCCTTTACTCCCGATGCGGCGCGCGCCGCCGCCGACGTGATCGCCCTGAAGACCGCCCTCATGGCCGGACTTCCAGGTTGGCTGGTGGGCGTCCTGGCTGCAGGTGCGCTGTCCGCGGCCTTTTTCACCGTGGCCGGTCTGTTGATGACCGGGGCCGCCTCCATCTCCCACGACCTTTTCTACAGCTTCATAAACCCCAGGGCCAGCGAGACGGCACGCATGCAGGTGGCCAAGGGGGGAACCCTGGTGCTAGCCGCGCTGGTGCTGTTACTGGCGCTCAACCCGCCGGGCCTCATTGCCGAGATCACCGCGGTCGCCTTCGCCCTGGCCGGCAACACCATCTTCCCGCTGTTCCTGTTGGGCATCTGGTGGGATCGGGCCAACCGTTACGGCGCCATCGCCGGAATGGTCACCGGCGTTCTTTGCACCGTCGCCAGTCCGCTTCTGGGCGGGGTTCTGCCCGGAGTGGCGTCCTATTTTCCGGTCACCGCCTCGGCCCTGTGCGGCGCGCCACTGGTCATCTGCGTCATGATCGCCGTATCCCTGGCAACTCCCGCCCCTCCCGAGGAAATGCGCCGTTTCCTCGAGCAGGAGGTGCACGGGCACCTGGATTAG
- a CDS encoding DUF4212 domain-containing protein yields the protein MSRPEKPYKVNLFRPKAGHMRDEVHIILAILFGWGVCTFGFQFLVYACRGTGAGSLLTRLTLFNLPLHFWFTGQFLPLWFIVLCVIFNIYVDRISEYHSRKRDRSYE from the coding sequence ATGAGCCGACCCGAAAAGCCCTACAAGGTCAACCTGTTCCGCCCCAAGGCGGGGCACATGCGGGACGAGGTGCACATCATCCTCGCCATCCTCTTTGGCTGGGGAGTCTGCACCTTCGGCTTCCAGTTCCTGGTCTACGCCTGCCGTGGCACCGGCGCGGGGAGCCTCTTGACCCGTCTCACCCTGTTCAACCTGCCGCTGCACTTCTGGTTCACCGGCCAGTTCCTCCCCCTGTGGTTCATCGTCCTCTGTGTCATCTTCAACATCTACGTCGATCGCATCAGCGAGTACCACAGCCGCAAGAGAGACAGAAGCTATGAATGA